TTTGACGCATGAGCAAAAACTGCCGTAATACCGAAAGCCCAACACGGGCCAAGAGTAGGACTACGACCAATACAGTAGATAAAATGATACGAGTGGGGTTTTTAGATGGCAGAATTTTGTCAATCAACTGTTGGGAGTAAATAGCCATTGTCAAACCCAAAACGGCCATCAATACACCCACGCCCGCACTGACGGCCAGTAATGGCACATCTTGGCGAATCAAATTCAAAAACCATTCTTTTTTGAGGTTGGCTTTATCGGCAACTTTTATAAAAGATCCGTTGGGTTCTAATACCAAACAAGCCCCTGACTTCCAGTGCTTTTTAAGGTCATCTTCTGTCCATTCAACCACGCCACGGACGGGGTCGCTTATGATAAAAACCACTATCCCCATCCCTTTCCCCTCTGAGGGAAAGGGAGTTATTCCCCCATTGGGGGTTAGGGGGCCATACCAAATCACATAATGCTGCAAACCGCCTTCCAATTCAATGTGCAGTATGACGGGCTTGCCGTGTTCGATGAGCGAGGGAATATCAGATTCGTAGCCATCGGCCTCAAAACCCAATTGTAGAGCGGCTTCTTTGAGACCAAGCAAGGATGTTCCACTTAAATCAGCCCCGCAAAAGCGGCGTATTTGTTCAAAATTGCTATCGCCACCGTAAAAACGCACCAACGACAACAGGCAAGCTACGCCACAGTCACGTTGGTCAAGTTGTAAGACATGGCTGCGTTTGATTAATTCCAATGAGGTGGGCATGGTTAGAAAGTGGGTAGATTGGTGATGTACTTAATGACCCATGCAAGCAAGTAAGCCGCGAGTTTGAGAAGATAGTTCATCGGTTTAGGTATTTGATAATGGCCTCCATTTTGGTTTCTCCCACGTATTTTTTTGCCAGATTCCCATCGGCATTATAAATCAAAACAGTAGGTACGGTACGAAAACCAAACTGTTTATCAGCATCTTGGGGGGAGATTTGCGCAATGGTGAGCGAAGGAATCGTTTTTTGTAACGCATATTCTTTCTCAAATGACCGTAGCACCCAGAGGCGTTCGGTAGATAGCCAAAGCAGTTGGGCATTTTTAAAAGCCTGTGACTGTTTTTTTAATTCTGTAGCCTCATGTTGACAATGCTCACAATGAGGATCGAAGTAAAATAAGACAGTGGGTTGATGTTTTTGTGTGAGAGTAACGGCTGTACTATCCAACCCCCTCAAAGAAATAGTGGGCAGTTGTTGCATCTTTGTCTCTATTTCCTTTTTGTGTTGGAGGGTTTGGTACGATTGTACCAACAACCACACAACAATCCCGACCACACTTGTTAAAAGTGCTGCACTGATTATCTTCTTGTTCATAAAATTTAGG
Above is a window of Runella slithyformis DSM 19594 DNA encoding:
- a CDS encoding TlpA family protein disulfide reductase, with amino-acid sequence MNKKIISAALLTSVVGIVVWLLVQSYQTLQHKKEIETKMQQLPTISLRGLDSTAVTLTQKHQPTVLFYFDPHCEHCQHEATELKKQSQAFKNAQLLWLSTERLWVLRSFEKEYALQKTIPSLTIAQISPQDADKQFGFRTVPTVLIYNADGNLAKKYVGETKMEAIIKYLNR